Proteins co-encoded in one Ponticoccus alexandrii genomic window:
- a CDS encoding LysR family transcriptional regulator translates to MSGNVMSLLRRLKPQHLHLMNLIAERRQLQVAAEAMGLSQPAASRALAEMERELGGALFYRHPRGMEATELGAACLRHARAILSGFESLETEVTELQRGTAGEVRVGTVTGPAVGCVVPAVQAVKAETPGIRVTVDVGPSAQLVRGLQDGTMDFIVARLPLGVEGADFELHPARNEQATLMVRRSHPLAGQGAVALADTLPFDWVIQERGSPIRVAVEGAFRGQGLPVPPRVTNSSSLLVALAMLAGDTDVITSLSAEAASLLTAGPLAADLVTLPLVEPILVTPYFVISHRYRQHTRAAGRLMQETLARL, encoded by the coding sequence ATGTCTGGAAATGTCATGTCCCTGCTGCGCCGCCTGAAGCCCCAGCACCTGCATTTGATGAACCTGATCGCCGAGCGGCGGCAGTTGCAGGTCGCCGCCGAGGCCATGGGCCTGTCGCAGCCCGCCGCCTCGCGCGCGCTGGCCGAGATGGAGCGGGAACTGGGCGGCGCGCTTTTCTACCGGCACCCGCGCGGAATGGAGGCGACCGAACTGGGCGCCGCCTGCCTGCGGCACGCACGCGCGATCCTGTCGGGTTTCGAAAGCCTTGAGACCGAGGTGACGGAGCTTCAGCGCGGTACGGCGGGAGAGGTGCGGGTCGGCACCGTCACCGGCCCGGCGGTGGGCTGCGTCGTGCCCGCCGTGCAGGCGGTGAAGGCCGAGACGCCGGGCATCCGGGTGACGGTGGACGTTGGGCCCTCGGCGCAGTTGGTGCGGGGGCTGCAGGACGGGACGATGGATTTCATCGTCGCGCGCCTGCCGCTGGGCGTCGAGGGGGCCGATTTCGAACTGCATCCGGCGCGCAACGAACAGGCGACGCTGATGGTCCGCCGCAGCCATCCGCTGGCGGGGCAGGGGGCGGTGGCGCTGGCCGACACGCTGCCCTTCGATTGGGTGATCCAAGAGAGGGGCTCGCCGATCCGGGTGGCGGTCGAGGGCGCCTTCCGGGGGCAGGGCCTGCCGGTGCCACCCCGGGTGACGAACAGCTCTTCGCTGCTGGTGGCGCTGGCCATGCTGGCGGGCGATACAGACGTGATCACGTCGCTGTCGGCGGAGGCGGCAAGCCTCCTGACGGCGGGACCATTGGCGGCAGACCTCGTGACCCTGCCGCTGGTGGAGCCGATCCTCGTCACGCCCTATTTCGTGATCAGCCACCGCTACCGCCAGCACACCCGCGCCGCCGGGCGGCTGATGCAGGAGACGCTTGCGCGCCTGTGA
- the chvE gene encoding multiple monosaccharide ABC transporter substrate-binding protein produces the protein MKIKTLLAASVAALTLASGAMADGLVGIAMPTKSSARWISDGESMVKQFQDAGYETILQYAEDDIPNQLAQIENMITNGVDALVIAAIDGTTLSNALENAYYAEIPVIAYDRLIRDSEHVSYYATFDNFQVGVLQATSLVEGLEERFPDVSPWNVELFGGSPDDNNAYFFYDGAMSVLQPLIDEGKVEVLSGQMGMDTVGTLRWDGAVAQARMDNLLSAHYTDAQVHGVLSPYDGLSIGILSSLKGVGYGSGDMKMPIVSGQDAEVPSVKSILAGEQYSTVFKDTRELAKVTVGMVEALLKGGEPEINDTETYDNGVKVVPSYLLVPHPVDASNYEEMLIDSGYYSADEIQ, from the coding sequence ATGAAGATCAAGACCCTTCTGGCCGCGTCCGTCGCGGCCCTCACGCTTGCGTCTGGCGCCATGGCGGATGGCCTCGTCGGCATCGCCATGCCGACCAAATCCTCGGCCCGCTGGATTTCCGACGGCGAGTCGATGGTCAAGCAGTTTCAGGACGCGGGCTACGAGACCATCCTGCAATATGCCGAGGACGACATCCCCAACCAGCTCGCGCAGATCGAGAACATGATCACCAATGGCGTCGATGCGCTGGTGATCGCCGCCATCGACGGCACGACCCTCTCGAACGCGCTGGAGAACGCCTATTACGCCGAGATCCCGGTCATCGCCTACGACCGCCTGATCCGCGACAGCGAGCACGTCAGCTATTACGCCACCTTCGACAACTTCCAGGTCGGCGTGCTTCAGGCCACCTCGCTGGTCGAGGGTCTGGAAGAGCGCTTCCCCGATGTCTCGCCGTGGAATGTCGAACTGTTCGGCGGCTCGCCCGACGACAACAACGCCTATTTCTTCTACGATGGCGCGATGTCGGTGCTGCAGCCGCTGATCGACGAGGGCAAGGTCGAGGTCCTGTCCGGCCAGATGGGCATGGACACCGTCGGCACCCTGCGCTGGGACGGCGCGGTGGCGCAGGCCCGCATGGATAACCTGCTGTCGGCCCATTACACCGACGCGCAGGTGCATGGCGTGCTCTCGCCCTACGACGGTCTCTCCATCGGCATCCTGTCCTCGCTCAAGGGCGTGGGCTACGGCTCTGGCGACATGAAGATGCCGATCGTCTCGGGTCAGGACGCCGAGGTCCCCTCGGTCAAGTCGATCCTCGCGGGCGAGCAGTATTCGACCGTCTTCAAGGATACCCGCGAACTGGCCAAGGTCACCGTGGGCATGGTCGAGGCGCTACTGAAGGGCGGCGAGCCCGAGATCAACGACACCGAGACCTATGACAACGGCGTCAAGGTCGTGCCGTCCTACCTGCTGGTGCCGCATCCGGTGGATGCCTCCAACTACGAGGAAATGCTGATCGACTCCGGCTACTACAGCGCCGACGAGATCCAGTAA
- a CDS encoding bifunctional sugar phosphate isomerase/epimerase/4-hydroxyphenylpyruvate dioxygenase family protein: MKTAIATVSISGNLREKLEAIAAAGFDGIEIFEQDFIADEAGPREVGRMIRDHGLEIPLFQPFRDFEGLPGGLRAKAFDRAERKFDLMQELGTDLVLFCSSCHPESLGGIDRAADDFAELGERAARRGLRVGFEALAWGRHINDHRDAWEVVRRADHPAVGLIVDSFHTLSRGIDPDTIRRIPGDRIFFVQLADAPKIDMDLLYWSRHFRNMPGEGDLNVQGFMRAVMAAGYTGPVSLEIFNDQFRGGPTKTLARDGYRSIVALMDDVRRAEPEAKVDLAPMPARVAPRGVSFIEFASRGDEAEELRALLSGLGFEVVGQHRNKAVTLWQQGEIRIVVNAEEEGHAARAFNLRGTSVCDLGLLVDSAAEVAERAARLGSQPFSQPIGPGEVPIPAVRGLSGSVLHFMDSSATLGGVWEQEFTGSGGAVPGAGLQRVDHIAQTMTYDEMLSWSLFYTTLLDMRKSPMVDVIDPDGLVRSQVVEAPDGALRVTLNGADTYRTLAGAFLEESFGAPVQHIALATDDIFATLDLLRARGFIPLPIPQNYFDDLAARFDFPEGLLEKMQAANVLYDEDASGAFFQCYTPTFAGGFFFEIVERRAGYSGYGAPNAPFRIAAQKRLRRTKGVPAL, from the coding sequence ATGAAAACCGCCATCGCCACCGTTTCGATCTCTGGCAACCTGCGCGAGAAGCTCGAGGCCATCGCCGCGGCGGGTTTCGACGGCATCGAGATCTTCGAACAGGATTTCATAGCCGACGAGGCCGGCCCGCGCGAGGTCGGGCGGATGATCCGCGACCACGGGCTGGAGATCCCGCTGTTCCAGCCGTTCCGCGATTTCGAAGGGCTGCCCGGCGGGCTGCGCGCCAAGGCCTTCGACCGGGCCGAACGCAAGTTCGATCTGATGCAGGAGCTGGGCACTGACCTCGTGCTGTTCTGCTCCTCCTGCCATCCCGAAAGCCTGGGCGGCATCGACCGCGCCGCCGACGACTTCGCGGAACTGGGAGAGCGCGCCGCCAGGCGCGGATTGCGCGTGGGCTTCGAGGCGCTGGCCTGGGGTCGCCACATCAACGACCACCGCGACGCCTGGGAGGTGGTGCGCCGCGCCGATCACCCCGCCGTGGGGCTGATCGTGGACAGTTTCCACACCCTGTCGCGCGGCATCGATCCGGATACCATCCGCCGCATCCCCGGCGACCGCATCTTCTTCGTCCAGCTTGCCGACGCGCCGAAAATCGACATGGACCTGCTGTATTGGTCGCGGCACTTCCGCAACATGCCCGGTGAAGGCGATCTGAACGTGCAGGGCTTCATGCGCGCGGTCATGGCGGCGGGCTACACCGGCCCGGTCAGCCTGGAGATCTTCAACGACCAGTTCCGCGGCGGCCCGACGAAAACGCTGGCCCGCGACGGCTACCGGTCGATCGTGGCACTGATGGACGACGTGCGCCGGGCCGAACCCGAGGCCAAGGTCGACCTTGCGCCGATGCCGGCGCGGGTCGCGCCCCGGGGTGTGTCCTTCATCGAGTTCGCCTCGCGCGGGGACGAGGCGGAAGAGCTGCGCGCCCTGCTGTCCGGCCTTGGCTTCGAGGTCGTCGGCCAGCACCGAAACAAGGCGGTGACGCTCTGGCAACAGGGCGAGATCCGCATCGTCGTCAATGCCGAGGAAGAGGGCCACGCGGCGCGGGCCTTCAACCTGCGCGGCACCTCGGTCTGCGACCTTGGCCTTCTGGTCGACAGTGCCGCCGAGGTGGCCGAGCGGGCGGCCCGCCTTGGCTCGCAGCCCTTCAGCCAGCCCATCGGACCCGGCGAGGTGCCGATCCCCGCAGTCCGCGGCCTGTCCGGTTCTGTCCTGCACTTCATGGATTCCAGCGCCACGCTTGGCGGCGTCTGGGAACAGGAATTCACCGGCTCGGGGGGCGCCGTCCCGGGCGCCGGACTGCAACGCGTCGATCACATCGCCCAGACGATGACCTATGACGAAATGCTCAGCTGGTCGCTGTTCTACACAACCCTGCTGGACATGCGCAAAAGCCCCATGGTCGATGTGATCGACCCCGACGGGCTGGTGCGCAGCCAGGTGGTCGAGGCGCCGGACGGGGCGCTGCGGGTCACACTGAACGGCGCGGACACCTACCGCACCCTCGCCGGCGCCTTTCTCGAGGAAAGCTTCGGCGCGCCGGTGCAGCATATCGCGCTGGCCACCGACGATATCTTCGCAACGCTCGACCTGCTGCGCGCAAGGGGCTTCATACCCCTGCCGATCCCGCAGAACTACTTCGACGATCTCGCCGCGCGCTTCGACTTTCCCGAGGGGCTGCTGGAGAAGATGCAGGCCGCCAATGTCCTTTACGACGAGGATGCCAGCGGCGCCTTCTTCCAGTGCTATACGCCGACCTTCGCGGGCGGGTTCTTCTTCGAGATCGTCGAACGGCGGGCGGGCTACAGCGGATACGGCGCCCCGAACGCGCCCTTCCGCATCGCCGCGCAAAAGCGGTTGCGCCGCACCAAGGGTGTGCCCGCCCTCTGA
- a CDS encoding PqiC family protein, whose translation MRMKTLAAGMVALTLTACGASGPQYLVETPASDLRVRARVPTMVVRTVSLPSYAADEAIAFQAEDGSVQMMNKGLWADEPERATTLAITRHLNTMTSAKVAPDPWPLPQPAIGVLDIRVETFIATRQRTFRMSGQYFLGSETPDPIVPDDLDKDPIERPAPLSDKARNFDLQIPLTGPGPGPIATAQAAALKSLAEAIARDMAR comes from the coding sequence ATGCGTATGAAAACTCTGGCGGCCGGGATGGTCGCCCTCACACTGACCGCCTGCGGAGCCTCCGGGCCGCAGTACCTTGTCGAGACCCCGGCGTCGGACCTGCGCGTCCGCGCCCGGGTGCCGACGATGGTGGTGCGCACCGTCTCGCTGCCCAGCTACGCGGCGGACGAGGCCATCGCCTTCCAGGCCGAGGACGGATCGGTGCAGATGATGAACAAGGGGCTCTGGGCGGACGAGCCCGAGCGTGCCACAACGCTGGCGATCACCCGGCACCTGAACACCATGACCTCGGCCAAGGTGGCGCCCGATCCCTGGCCGCTGCCACAGCCCGCCATCGGCGTTCTGGATATCCGGGTCGAGACCTTCATCGCCACGCGGCAGCGCACCTTCCGCATGTCGGGCCAGTATTTCCTGGGCTCCGAGACGCCCGACCCGATCGTGCCGGACGATCTCGACAAGGATCCGATCGAACGCCCCGCGCCGCTCTCTGACAAGGCGCGGAACTTCGATCTTCAGATCCCGCTGACCGGCCCCGGCCCCGGCCCCATCGCCACCGCGCAGGCCGCCGCGCTGAAAAGCCTCGCCGAGGCCATCGCCCGCGACATGGCGCGCTGA